TACGGCGGGAGAGCCCGGGCGTTCGGTGAACGTCACCGTCAGGGCGTCCTGGTCGGCCCCGTGCACGACATGGGCGCAGGTCAGGACCCTGCGCGGGGTGACGAGGAAGCCGGCGCCCGCCACCTGGCCCGCGCTCTCGATCCGGGCGTGCCATTCGGCGCTGTTCATGAGGTGGGGGAGGGCGACCACGTCAGCCGCACGACGAGGTGACCCTCGGCCGTGCCCTTGGCGATGATCGCGCCGGTCTCCGCCGACAGCTTCACCCCGAACTCGATCTCCACCCCGTCAGGCCGTAACGTCCCGTCCCGGAACACCCGCAGGGCGGACTCGGCGGCCGCGCGCACGCCCTCCAGGGCGCCCTCGAAGGTGCGGGCCGCCTGAACCGTCCCGTCCCCCCGGGCCACCAGCCGGGAACCCGGCCGCCCCTCCGCGACCGCCTCGACGGAGACGACGGCACCGTCGTCGGTCTTGAACTCCACCAGTCCGTCCACGACGCCCCCGTAACCCCTTTCCGGAACTCCCGCGTCTTCGCACTCCTGCGGCGCTGCGCGCACCCATTGTCACGGACGGTACTGGGGATTGTCCTGCGTTCCATGCGCCTGCGTGATCCGGATCACCCCCAGCTCCACCAAGTCCTGTGGCCGGATGCGAAGTTGATCGGCCGTCGCCTCCACCTCCCGCGGGGCCCGCTTGAGGATCGCCGCCGCCGACTCGGGCGCGATGACCGAGAAGTAGCTGTCCGGGGTGGCCCAGGTGCGGCCCGGCGCGGCCAGCGCCAGCGCGCCGCCGGAGCCGCCCTCGCCGATGACCAGCGTGGTGAGCGCGGTGCGGGCGGTGGCGACCGCGCCGAACAGCTCCGCGATCGCCGCGCCCGCCCCCTGCCGTTCCGCCTCGGCGTCGTTGGCCGCGCCCGGGGTGTCGACCAGGGTCAGCACCGGTATGCCGAGCCGGTCCGCGAGGCGGATCAGCCGGGTGGCGGTGCGGTACCCGGCGGGCCGGGTCGCCGCCCCGGTCTGGGCCGCGTAGGCGACCGTACGGCCTTGGTGCACGCCGAACCCGCACAGCATCCCGTCGGGGTCGACGCCGCCGCACCGGTCACCGGAGATCGCCAGCCGGTCGCTGAAGTAGGCGTCCAGGTAGCCACGGGCGCGCGGTCGTTCAGCCGCCCGGGCCCGCCGGACCGCCTCCCACCCGGTACGCGGCAGATCCGTGGCGCCGAGAGCGCCGGGAACGGGCGCCGGGGCGGGCACGGAAGGTGACCGCGGTGCTCCGCCGGTCAGCAGGCGCAGCCACCGGCCCAGGACGTCCCGCAGCTGCGCCGCAGGCACCACGGCGTCCGCCGCTCCCGCCGCGACCTGGGCCCCGGCCGTGTAGGCGGCGGGGTCGGCGTCCGGCGGGCGGACGCGGGAGCCCGCGAAGCCGACCTGGGCGTCCGGCAGGGCCAGCACGACGTCGGCGCCCGCGCCCAGGGTGGCCCAGCCGCCGCCGGTCGTCGGATCCCGCACCACCGCGACCTGCGGCAGCCCCGCCTCCCTGGTGAGCGCCGACTGCCGCGCCACCCGCTGGAGCTGGGTGAGGGCGAGCATGCCCTCCTGCATCCGGCTGCCGCCCGTGGCGACCAACGGCACGACCGGGAGCCGGTGTTCACGGGCGTAGGTGTACGCCGCCTCCAGACGGTCGCCGGTGCGCTCACCCAGCGAACCGCCCAGGAAACCGAACTCGAAGGCGATCAGCACGGCCCGGGTGCCCCCGACGCTCGCGGTGCCGCAGACGACGGACTCCGACTCGCCGGTGCGCCGGGCGGCGCGCTCGCGCGAGGCGCCGTAGCCCGGCCAGCCGAGGGGTCCGTCCGGAGCGGAGGCCCACTTCCCGCCCGGCGGGTCGGGGAGAGCGATGAAGTCGTCGGCCACGAGGGCGATGGCCTCCCGCGCGCTCGCCCGCTCCGCCGTCATGACGGCAGCGCCCGCTTCATGATCTTCCCCATGTCGTTGCGCGGCAGCACCTCGAGATACCGGACCACGCGAGGCCTCTTGTGCGGCGCGAGACGTCGGGCGACATGGCCGGCCAACTCGGCCTCGGGCGGCGGGGATCCGGGATCCGCGGGGACGACCCACGCGACGATCCGCTCCCCGAGGTCCGCGTCCGGCTCACCGGTCACCGCCGCCTCCCGCACCCCCGGATGCTCCAGCAGCGCGTTCTCGATCTCACCGGCCCCGATCTTGTACCCGCCGCTCTTGATGAGATCGGTCGCCTTGCGCCCCACGATCCGGACGTAGCCGTCAGGATCGCGCACCGCCACGTCCCCGGTCCGGAACCAGCCGTCGGAGGTGAAGGCGGCGGCTGTCGCCTCCGGCCGGTTGAGGTACTCCGTGAACAGGTTCGGCCCGCGCACCTGGATCTCGCCGACGCTCTCCCCGTCGTACACCCCGACGGCCGAGCCGTCCTCGTCCACGAGCCGCAGCTCCACGCCCGGCAGGGGCACCCCGACGGTCCCGGCCCGTGCCTCCCCGTCCGCCCGGACGCTGGTGTTCATCAGCGTCTCCGTCATCCCGTACCGCTCGATCACCCGCCGCCCCGTCGCGGCCGCGATCCGCTCGTGGTCGTGCACGGGCAGCGCCGCCGATCCCGACACCAGCAGCCGCGCCCCGGCGAGCGCCTCGGCCAGCCCGGGGTCGTCCGGCAACGCCTCGGCGATGCGGTGGTACATCGTCGGCACCCCGAAGAGCATGCTCGCGCCGGCGCTCAGCTCACGCGTCACGCCCTCGGTGTCGAACCGCCCGAGGTGCCGTACGGCCCCGCCCCGGCGCAGCGGACCGAGGATCCCCAGCACCAGCCCGTGCACATGGAACAGCGGCAGCCCGTGCACGAGGACGTCCTCCCCGGTCCACTGCCAGGCGTCGGCGAGCGCGTCCAGGGTGGTGGCGACGGCCCGGCGCGGGATGACCGCGCCCTTGGGCGGCCCGGTGGTGCCGGAGGTGTAGACGACGAGCGCGGGGTCCTCCTCGCCCGCGGGCGCCCCGACGGCCGGCCCTCCGGCGCCGCGCACGCCGCCGACCGTGACGCCGCCCTCGACCTCCACGTCGATCCGCGTCAACTCATCCAGCGCTCCCGGCAGTTCGTCGCCCGGAGCCGCCAGCACCACCCCCGGCGCGCTGTCGCCCAGGATGTGCCCGAGCTCCTTGTCCCCCGACTTCGGGTTCAGCGGCACGGCGGCCACCCCGGCGAGCAGCAGGCCGACGACCCCGACGGCGGTCTCCAGCGTCGGAGTCGCCCAGACGGCGACCCGCCCGCGCTCTGCGCCGCGGCCCGATGCGGCACCCCCCGTCGCACCCCGCACGCGCTCACCGACGGCACCGGCCGCCGAGGCGAGCTCCGCATACGTCAGGGAGCGCTCACCGAAGCGCAGAGCGGGGCGCCCGGACGGGTCGTCCGTCAGGGCCGGGAAGAGAGAGGACACGGGACGGGCTCCTTGAGTGGCTGCGTGACACGTCGAAACCGTCCTACCCCACTCGCCCCGTGCCCACCTGTCGAGCCGCCGCTCCCACGATGCCGGGGCCTCCCCGGCCCGAAGGCTCAGGTCAAACAGGTTGTGCCCACCGCGGGGACGCCGGATAGCCTGCCCGGACACGACACGGACGTACCGCAGCGTGCGGGCGTACGCACGTACGGACGTGCTGAAGTGCGGCCGCGGACGGACAGCAGACCTGCGACCGGCGGATCAGCGGTCCGGCGACCGACGGAACGACAGACGTACGAGAACGGAGTCCCGCTGTGCCCCGAGTCGCTCTGGTCACCTACGACCCCCGGCCGGAACCGAGCAAGGACCGCGATCTCCCCGTGCTGCGCGCGGCGCTGGAGGCGGCCGGGGCCGAGGCGGACGCCGTGTGCTGGGACGACCCGGACGCCGACTGGGCCTCCTACGACCTCGCCGTCATCCGCTCGACCTGGGACTACAGCTGGCGCGCGGCCGAGTTCACGGCGTGGACCGAGCGGTGCGGCAAGCTGACGCGGCTGGCGAACCCGGCCGCCGTCGTGCGCTGGAACACCGACAAGCGGTACCTCGGGGAGCTCGCCGCGGCCGGGGTGCCCACGGTCCCCACCCGCTACCTCGCCCCGGGCGGTCCCGAAGGCGCCGCCGGTCTGCCGGGCGACCACGAGTACGTCGTCAAGCCCACCTCCGGCGCCGGCGCCCGCTACGCCGCCCGCTACACGCCCGAGCGGCGCGAGGCGGCCGAAGGGCACCTGGCGCGGATGCACGCCGAGGGGCTGACGGCCATGGTGCAGCCGTACATGCGGAGCATCGACACCGGCGGTGAGCGGGCGCTCCAGTTCTTCGGCGGACGCCTGCTGCACGCCAGCCGGAAGCGGGCCGTACTGGCCCCCGGCACGGCCTTCGACGCGGACAAGGTCGCCCACCCCGGCCTGGAGCCGTGGACCCCGACGCCGGCCGAGCTCGCCGTCGCCGGACGCGCCCTGGCCGCGGTACCGGACGCGTCGGAGCTGCTCTACGCCCGGGTCGACCTCGTGGACGGCGACGACGGGGAGCCGCGCGTGATGGAGCTGGAGCTGGTCGAGCCGAACCTCTTCCTGTTCCTGCACCCGGGGTCGCTGCCGGCCGTGGTGGCGGCGATCCTGGCGGCGGCCGTCACTCCCTGACGACCGCCCCGACGGCCGCTTCCACGGCCGCCCCGCTCCCGCTCCACCGCGGCGGACGCCCTACTCCCGGACCGCCGTGCGTTGCAGCAGGCCCCAGGTGAACTCCGCGACGGCCTCCCGTCTCACGCCCAGGCCGTCGGGTGCGGTGAAGGCGAGTCCCCAACGAGTGGGGGCGGTGCCCTCCAGGGGGCGGGCCGGGGCGAAGGCGCGGGCGACCTCGTCGACGGTGCAGGACCAGGGGGTGAGGTCGTCGAGGGTCGTCAGGAGCGGGGGCGTGGCTCCGGGGGCGCGGACCAGCCACTCGTTCCAGACGCCCCCGTTCGGGGCGACCAGCGCCTCGAAGCGCAGCTCGGGCCAGAGCGGCAGCGGCCAGAGCCAGGCCTCGCAGTCGAGGTCCCCGACGCGGCGGGGCGTCCGGGACTCCGGCTCGCCGAGGACCGAGCGGTACCGGGACAGCGAGCCCCGTGCGTGCGGGGAGTGGAGCATCGCCTGCCAGCGCTTGTTGGCCTCCCGCATCTGTGCGAGGGAGACGCCCAGTCCGTGGCGGGCGTCCTCCACCAGATCCGGGTTGTGGTCGGCCATGCGGCGCAGCAGGACCTGCTGGAAATCGAGCGCCGCGAAGGAGCCCGCGAGGCGTTTCTGGGTCGGCATCCCTCCATCCTGGCCCACCGGGCGTACGGTGCTGGGCCACTGTGCGTTTCCCGACCATTGCCCGGCGCAACGCCGTATGACAGTGTTCGCCATGCCGATCGCCTGTTGAAATCTCGAACGCAGGCACTGAGACGACTAACAAAGGGAGGGGGCCGGTTGTGGGACGCCTCGTACCTGCCGTGACCCGAGCGCTCGACATCCTCGAGCTCTTCCTCGACGGAGACGGTTCGCTCTCCGCCCCCGACATCGTGCGCAAGCTCCAGCTTCCGCGCACCACCGTGCACGAACTGGTGACCACGCTCTCGGCGCGGTCGTACATCGTCGGCGTTCCGGGACAGCCCGGACGCTACCGCCTCGGGGTACGTCCGTACCAGCTCGGCAGCCGCTACGCCGAGCAGCTCGACCTCGCCGCCGAGGGTCAGCAGGTCGCGCGGTCCGTCGCTGAGACGTGTGACGAGACGGTGCACGTGGCGATCCTGGAGGGCGCCGACGTCATCTACATCGCCAAGGTCGACTCCACGCACGCGGTCCGGATGGTCTCGGCCGCCGGACGTCGCCTTCCCGCCCACTGCACCTCCGTCGGCAAGATGCTGCTGGCCTCGCTCCCGGAGCCGGAGCTCAGCGCGCGCATCCCCGACGACGCCGACCTGATCCGGATGACCCCGAACAGCATCACCGAGCCCGGCGCCCTGCGCGAGGCCCTGGCGGAGATCCGGGAGCGGGGCGTCGCGGTCGAGAGCCGCGAGTCCAATCCGGACGTGAGCTGCGTGGCGGCTCCGGTGCGCGACCGCACGGGGCAGGTCGTCGCCGCCCTGTCCATCTCCGTGCCGATGATCCGCTGGAGCGAGGAGCGCCGCGTCGAACTGGAAGAGCTCGCCGCGAAGGGCGCCGCCGAGCTGTCCGAGCTCCTGGGCTACCGGAGCGTGGCATGACGACGACCGGCGCGGCCTGGGAGGTGGCGGTCCGCGCCGAGGCGGCCCTCGGCGAGGGGCCGACCTGGGACCCGGCGGCCGGCCGCCTGCTCTGGCTGGACATCCTGGGCTCCCGCCTGCACGGCTACGACCCTTCCACG
This Streptomyces sp. NBC_00377 DNA region includes the following protein-coding sequences:
- a CDS encoding acyl-CoA synthetase, with amino-acid sequence MSSLFPALTDDPSGRPALRFGERSLTYAELASAAGAVGERVRGATGGAASGRGAERGRVAVWATPTLETAVGVVGLLLAGVAAVPLNPKSGDKELGHILGDSAPGVVLAAPGDELPGALDELTRIDVEVEGGVTVGGVRGAGGPAVGAPAGEEDPALVVYTSGTTGPPKGAVIPRRAVATTLDALADAWQWTGEDVLVHGLPLFHVHGLVLGILGPLRRGGAVRHLGRFDTEGVTRELSAGASMLFGVPTMYHRIAEALPDDPGLAEALAGARLLVSGSAALPVHDHERIAAATGRRVIERYGMTETLMNTSVRADGEARAGTVGVPLPGVELRLVDEDGSAVGVYDGESVGEIQVRGPNLFTEYLNRPEATAAAFTSDGWFRTGDVAVRDPDGYVRIVGRKATDLIKSGGYKIGAGEIENALLEHPGVREAAVTGEPDADLGERIVAWVVPADPGSPPPEAELAGHVARRLAPHKRPRVVRYLEVLPRNDMGKIMKRALPS
- a CDS encoding CU044_2847 family protein, translating into MDGLVEFKTDDGAVVSVEAVAEGRPGSRLVARGDGTVQAARTFEGALEGVRAAAESALRVFRDGTLRPDGVEIEFGVKLSAETGAIIAKGTAEGHLVVRLTWSPSPTS
- a CDS encoding ATP-grasp domain-containing protein; translated protein: MPRVALVTYDPRPEPSKDRDLPVLRAALEAAGAEADAVCWDDPDADWASYDLAVIRSTWDYSWRAAEFTAWTERCGKLTRLANPAAVVRWNTDKRYLGELAAAGVPTVPTRYLAPGGPEGAAGLPGDHEYVVKPTSGAGARYAARYTPERREAAEGHLARMHAEGLTAMVQPYMRSIDTGGERALQFFGGRLLHASRKRAVLAPGTAFDADKVAHPGLEPWTPTPAELAVAGRALAAVPDASELLYARVDLVDGDDGEPRVMELELVEPNLFLFLHPGSLPAVVAAILAAAVTP
- a CDS encoding IclR family transcriptional regulator, with product MGRLVPAVTRALDILELFLDGDGSLSAPDIVRKLQLPRTTVHELVTTLSARSYIVGVPGQPGRYRLGVRPYQLGSRYAEQLDLAAEGQQVARSVAETCDETVHVAILEGADVIYIAKVDSTHAVRMVSAAGRRLPAHCTSVGKMLLASLPEPELSARIPDDADLIRMTPNSITEPGALREALAEIRERGVAVESRESNPDVSCVAAPVRDRTGQVVAALSISVPMIRWSEERRVELEELAAKGAAELSELLGYRSVA
- a CDS encoding carboxyl transferase domain-containing protein, which gives rise to MTAERASAREAIALVADDFIALPDPPGGKWASAPDGPLGWPGYGASRERAARRTGESESVVCGTASVGGTRAVLIAFEFGFLGGSLGERTGDRLEAAYTYAREHRLPVVPLVATGGSRMQEGMLALTQLQRVARQSALTREAGLPQVAVVRDPTTGGGWATLGAGADVVLALPDAQVGFAGSRVRPPDADPAAYTAGAQVAAGAADAVVPAAQLRDVLGRWLRLLTGGAPRSPSVPAPAPVPGALGATDLPRTGWEAVRRARAAERPRARGYLDAYFSDRLAISGDRCGGVDPDGMLCGFGVHQGRTVAYAAQTGAATRPAGYRTATRLIRLADRLGIPVLTLVDTPGAANDAEAERQGAGAAIAELFGAVATARTALTTLVIGEGGSGGALALAAPGRTWATPDSYFSVIAPESAAAILKRAPREVEATADQLRIRPQDLVELGVIRITQAHGTQDNPQYRP